The Sulfitobacter indolifex genome contains the following window.
AATGATAATCTCAGACGACCTAAAGCGGGGGGTCCGTAAGGCGCTTGGCGTCGGGAAACAAAAAATCAAGCTGACACACTACCAAGCCGCCTACATGGCTTGGCACAGGAAGGTCCATAATTTTGAGTAACTACCGGCCCTGAGCCGACATTCGCCAAGTCCGGCATTGCTGCAACGCAGCTTGCTCAAACCGGTTATGTTTCCCCTTCCAGTTTTGGGTTGAGTTCGCACTTCATTCGCCGGACATTGGCGACACAGCTCAAGTCACCGAGATTGTCCTGACGCCCGCCTTTTCCAGCAAACTGTAGAGCGTCGCAATCTTGGTTCGGGCGCCTCTGCGAGCGCAGTAGGTAAAGACGACTCGTTGCTTCGCGCGAGTGAAAGCGACGAAGAAACCAGCCGTGGCCTCGATCTGATCGTTGGCAAAACTCCACCATGCGCCATCGTCAAGGCCGACGAAGATGACGCTGTGGTATTCCAGCCCTTTGCTCTTATGGATCGTCATGAGTGGTATTGCGTGAACGCCCTCATAGGCGTCGAGTGCCATTGACCAATCGCCGCCGCTGTCTGAACACGAGGATAAATGCACGGCAGCGGCATCCAACACTTTCTCCAGCCAGCCTCCCTGACCATAAGCGGGGTGAACTGCAATCAGCCGATCTTTACCCACGAATGCCATAATGTCGTCAATAATAATTCGCGCCGCCGCCTTCGACTTCGGCGGAGACGGATGTGCTTTGCAAAGCTTGAGCGTGTAGGCGTCAAGCTCATGGGCAAGTCTAGACTCCGCGGCCTCGTCATCTGGCGTGATCCCGTGCAGCGTCGCAAGCGCCTCTTGGCATTCAGTCCAATACCTACCAGCGCGCTTAGTCATGGCGAGGCGCAAAATAACGACAGCCAGTTCAGACACTTCTTCCGCCAGCAACTCTTGCAGCACTACCGCCCCAACGGCTCCGGCCTCGTTACGCAGCGGGATACCAGCTGCATTGAAGGCCGGCTCAAGAACGGCCGCATAGTCCGCAGCCTTCTGTCGAACCAGCATAACAAAATCACGCGGGCCGAGGGCGTGTGTCTTCATCTCGGACGCAACGAATGCAGCCAAGCGAGCCGCCTCGACCTCCGGTGTAGAGAAATCCCAGATCGCGCAACTATCTCCGGCAATCGTAACCGCGGTCTTTGAGATTGGTTCTACAGCGCGAGCGTCTATGGCTTGTGCAAGGATATGCTGAATGCGCACCAGCTCTGGCGAAGAGCGATAGTTATTATAGAGCGGTGTCCGTTTGCCAGCGAAATCGGCATCAAAGGCGACGAACGGATCGTCCATCGCCATCGCCCAACGCATGATCTGCTGCTTGTTGTCGCCGACGGCAGTTATGGTCGTTTCGGTGCCGAAGAAGATCGTGCGAAGCAGATCATATTGAATCTGTGTCGTATCCTGAAACTCATCCATAAACAGATGCGAGTAGGTCAGGCGAAGTGCGTCGCGCGCCATCGGATTGACGCGCAATAGGAGTTCAGCGAGCCGGCCGATCATGGGGAATGACAGGACGCTTCTCTTCCCCTCATGGAGTGATGTTTGCCAAAATCGATCCGCCGCCCACTGGCCGACCGTCGGGGTTGACCAACCGTCCAACGGTAGCGGTGATCCGACCAGATCACGCCGTTCAAATGTTTTCACTGCGATACCTTGAAGGTCAGCATAGGTGCCCACTGATGCTGGAGGTGTGCCGACCTGCCGATACAGGAATTCTCGGTAATCCCGATCGTTGGGGAAGATGACTTCGTAGTCGGGGCGTGGACGCCAGCGATCAGGAAGCGCCTGTCCAAGACGGTCAATTAGTCCTTTGGCAAACGCGTCGAACGTTAAGGAGTCAAAGCGTCCGGCATGATGGCGGTGACACCGCTGCCGGACACGCGCCGCTAGGTTCGTGGCAGCGTCTCGCTTGAAACTGATCGCGAGTATGCGCCTTGGCGCGGGTGCGGTTCCCGTCTGAAGCAGATAGGCGGCACGCTGCGCCAACAACTCCGTCTTGCCTGCGCCTGGGCCGGCTATGACAGACCGGTTGTCCGTCGAGCGCACGACCTTGAGCGCATTCGCTTCGAGTGCGTCTACCCCCACGGGCTTCCAATCATCCGGCCGAGCCCGTCGCGAGAGCACCGCCATGGCTAGTCCCGCCGCAATGATTTTGCGACGTGACTGAGGACCTCGGCCAATACGGTCGGCATTTTCTTGACCAGGTCCTTTTTCTTGATGTGCGTCAGGGCAGCGAGGTGCGTTGCCGGCTTGCTGTTGGTGAGGAAGTGATAGCGATAGGCTGGCAGCAGTGCCGGATAGTCCTTAAACGGCCCCGTATAGAGCGTGTTTCCTGGCCCCGCCGTCCCGAGCACGACCTCTGCCGCCTTATCGGCAGCCATTTTAGGCCCTCCACTCTTGGGGATGATTGCCTTGTATGCGTCGGGGAATGCACCGAGCATGGCGAGATCGAGATCAAGCGGTGCCGAGAAAAACACGCCATGCGGCTTAAGACTATTGACCCACGCCACGAGGTTCTTGCAGTCCTCCGCGTCTTGCCAAGTATGCATCTGGGCGAGTTCGGCATCAGGGAGGACGCCTTTGTCGATTCTCAAGAGTTCGGCCTTTGGCGCGCCGAATTCGACGAGCTTTTCGATTGCCGTCTTGACCCGCCCAAAGCCGCCGCCTTTGCGACCCAGATCGAGATCCAAGAGCGTTGCGTGCGGAATACCTAGATGTTTCAAAAGCCGCCAGAAATGTTGGACATGCCGACCGCCCAAGGGAACAATCGCGACGAAGGCGGGGTCGATCAGGAGATCGAGCGCTTCGGCAAGGCGAGGCAAAACGATCCGCTCGGAATCACCTTCGACCAGAAGGACGAACCGAGCGAAGTAAAG
Protein-coding sequences here:
- a CDS encoding HNH endonuclease — translated: MKPWRNCRQDPRECLDPENALLLSPTWDRLFDQGFISFTDQGEMIISDDLKRGVRKALGVGKQKIKLTHYQAAYMAWHRKVHNFE
- a CDS encoding UvrD-helicase domain-containing protein produces the protein MAVLSRRARPDDWKPVGVDALEANALKVVRSTDNRSVIAGPGAGKTELLAQRAAYLLQTGTAPAPRRILAISFKRDAATNLAARVRQRCHRHHAGRFDSLTFDAFAKGLIDRLGQALPDRWRPRPDYEVIFPNDRDYREFLYRQVGTPPASVGTYADLQGIAVKTFERRDLVGSPLPLDGWSTPTVGQWAADRFWQTSLHEGKRSVLSFPMIGRLAELLLRVNPMARDALRLTYSHLFMDEFQDTTQIQYDLLRTIFFGTETTITAVGDNKQQIMRWAMAMDDPFVAFDADFAGKRTPLYNNYRSSPELVRIQHILAQAIDARAVEPISKTAVTIAGDSCAIWDFSTPEVEAARLAAFVASEMKTHALGPRDFVMLVRQKAADYAAVLEPAFNAAGIPLRNEAGAVGAVVLQELLAEEVSELAVVILRLAMTKRAGRYWTECQEALATLHGITPDDEAAESRLAHELDAYTLKLCKAHPSPPKSKAAARIIIDDIMAFVGKDRLIAVHPAYGQGGWLEKVLDAAAVHLSSCSDSGGDWSMALDAYEGVHAIPLMTIHKSKGLEYHSVIFVGLDDGAWWSFANDQIEATAGFFVAFTRAKQRVVFTYCARRGARTKIATLYSLLEKAGVRTISVT